The following coding sequences lie in one Niabella agricola genomic window:
- the dtd gene encoding D-aminoacyl-tRNA deacylase, whose product MKIVIQRVSEARVVIDGTIFSAIEKGILIFLGIEDADTEEDIRWLSQKITQLRIFNDENGVMNRSVKEVNGALLLVSQFTLHASTKKGNRPSYIKASKPDVAIPLYKKMIRQLEQDMEQEIKTGVFGADMKVQLINDGPVTIIIDSKNKE is encoded by the coding sequence ATGAAAATCGTAATTCAACGTGTATCCGAAGCCCGTGTTGTGATTGATGGCACTATTTTTTCAGCCATTGAAAAAGGAATATTGATTTTCTTGGGCATTGAAGATGCAGATACAGAAGAAGATATTCGCTGGCTAAGTCAGAAAATAACCCAGCTGCGGATCTTTAATGATGAAAACGGTGTTATGAACCGAAGCGTAAAAGAGGTAAACGGCGCATTACTGCTGGTAAGTCAGTTCACTTTGCACGCTTCAACAAAAAAGGGGAACCGGCCGTCTTATATCAAAGCCAGTAAACCGGATGTGGCCATTCCTCTTTATAAAAAAATGATCCGGCAGTTGGAACAGGACATGGAGCAGGAAATAAAAACCGGTGTTTTTGGGGCCGACATGAAAGTGCAGTTGATAAATGACGGTCCGGTTACCATTATCATCGACTCAAAAAATAAAGAATAA
- a CDS encoding GPW/gp25 family protein: MSKKDVKKCSLKESIAHHLHLMLTTAFGELQSDAQFGNELWDEDFDNVSYRNKQKEKILLSLGKTIARFEKRIEKVKIEMRVQQEERTSHSDPGMKRKLEFTITAVISATNEPITYRDGFFISPLAYN, translated from the coding sequence GTGAGCAAAAAAGATGTAAAAAAATGCTCTCTAAAAGAATCCATTGCGCATCATTTACACCTGATGCTGACCACCGCATTCGGCGAACTGCAAAGCGACGCGCAGTTTGGAAACGAGCTGTGGGACGAGGATTTTGATAATGTGTCTTACCGGAACAAACAGAAAGAAAAAATATTGCTTTCACTTGGCAAAACGATCGCCCGTTTTGAAAAAAGGATCGAAAAAGTGAAGATCGAAATGCGGGTGCAGCAGGAAGAACGCACCAGTCACTCCGATCCTGGAATGAAAAGAAAGCTCGAATTTACCATTACCGCCGTGATATCGGCCACCAACGAACCTATTACTTACCGGGACGGCTTTTTTATCAGTCCGCTGGCATATAACTAA
- a CDS encoding PKD domain-containing protein, with translation MQKKQFMVFRLDDNVIITLLAVCILASLAFVVRFKNYKPCSDFSIKTVGSSLRVGTIVRFETDVRNFKRLHWDFGDNQQSVTEVASAMHSFDAPGNYTIMLIADGKCSEYKTITVYEAPEIIDSTLVAKVVMPATATVDVPVLFTDTSARATVWEWRFGETANVDGTLRNQYYTYKTPGWKTISVVINGNIKTPLVRKIFVNPKAAAELPRATAGAPGPVIRPRVNDDPHTAPLPDQLNPAPQQQQQQPQAPEPTVTYPDVAAADFNQMLRNSAGGKRPISTFSKYFCDGNLNTTVILNGKATTFQQFFEKVAAVKKGDKLSLTTTLYKSKQNNCVNKIDIIGKVKTGMLGMSWRDL, from the coding sequence ATGCAGAAAAAACAATTTATGGTTTTTCGTTTGGATGATAATGTGATCATCACACTCCTGGCGGTATGCATCCTGGCCTCTCTGGCATTTGTGGTGCGGTTTAAAAATTATAAACCCTGCTCGGATTTTTCGATCAAAACCGTGGGCTCCAGCCTGCGGGTAGGTACCATCGTCCGGTTTGAAACGGATGTGCGCAATTTTAAACGGCTGCACTGGGATTTTGGCGATAACCAGCAGAGTGTTACCGAAGTGGCATCGGCCATGCATTCCTTTGATGCCCCGGGTAATTACACCATTATGCTGATAGCGGATGGCAAATGCTCGGAATACAAAACCATTACGGTTTATGAGGCCCCCGAAATCATTGATTCCACGCTGGTTGCAAAAGTGGTGATGCCCGCAACGGCCACGGTGGATGTTCCGGTGCTCTTTACCGATACATCTGCCAGGGCTACCGTTTGGGAGTGGAGGTTTGGCGAAACAGCCAATGTAGATGGAACCCTGAGAAACCAGTATTATACCTATAAAACACCCGGCTGGAAAACCATTTCTGTAGTAATTAACGGAAATATAAAAACGCCGCTGGTGCGAAAAATATTTGTAAATCCCAAAGCTGCTGCAGAATTGCCCAGGGCAACGGCCGGTGCGCCCGGGCCGGTCATTCGCCCCCGTGTAAATGACGACCCGCATACGGCGCCCCTGCCCGACCAGCTGAATCCGGCACCCCAGCAACAGCAGCAGCAACCCCAGGCGCCGGAGCCAACCGTAACGTACCCGGACGTGGCGGCGGCCGATTTTAACCAGATGCTCCGGAATTCTGCTGGCGGAAAACGGCCAATTTCCACCTTTAGTAAATATTTTTGTGATGGGAATCTGAACACAACCGTTATTCTGAACGGAAAAGCAACTACCTTTCAGCAGTTTTTCGAAAAAGTAGCGGCTGTAAAAAAAGGCGATAAACTGTCATTAACAACCACATTGTATAAAAGCAAGCAGAACAATTGTGTAAACAAAATTGATATAATCGGAAAAGTGAAAACGGGAATGCTGGGGATGTCCTGGAGAGATCTTTAA
- a CDS encoding J domain-containing protein — protein sequence MAGTLKNYYETLGVPRSATDEQIKTAYRKLILKFHPDKNVGDVYFEDWSKKIIEAFEVLSDPQLREEYNQVYDEHRHAAKTNFQGTAVRQEPATAREQEDTAPEAPVPKAAPETEAQPREEDPHIATLELIRAELPGYITAKQQYLKAEKAYQQLAAAPGKKQSYRLPLIILCIAIIAASVIWLTQMPATEKVAAVPEGTVADISGKFIVAADRAYFYKDPQNLVRTDEYLTRGNKIQVSKRYRNFYYAVFQSIANPEYKLKGWIKEQDLQPYGD from the coding sequence ATGGCAGGAACATTAAAAAATTATTATGAAACATTGGGCGTGCCGCGCTCTGCTACAGATGAGCAGATAAAAACCGCCTACCGGAAACTGATTCTTAAATTTCATCCCGATAAAAATGTAGGGGATGTTTATTTCGAAGACTGGTCAAAAAAGATCATCGAGGCATTTGAAGTACTAAGTGATCCGCAGTTGCGTGAAGAATACAACCAGGTTTACGATGAACACCGGCATGCTGCGAAAACGAATTTCCAGGGAACCGCTGTCCGGCAGGAACCGGCCACTGCCCGTGAACAGGAAGATACGGCGCCGGAAGCTCCGGTTCCAAAAGCAGCACCGGAAACAGAAGCGCAGCCCCGGGAGGAAGATCCACATATAGCGACGCTGGAACTCATCCGGGCCGAGTTGCCTGGTTATATTACAGCGAAGCAGCAGTATCTAAAAGCAGAAAAAGCATACCAGCAATTGGCGGCTGCCCCGGGGAAAAAGCAAAGTTACCGGCTGCCGCTCATTATTCTTTGTATAGCCATCATTGCTGCATCAGTAATATGGCTCACTCAAATGCCCGCAACTGAAAAAGTGGCTGCCGTTCCGGAAGGCACTGTAGCCGATATCTCCGGGAAGTTTATCGTAGCCGCTGACCGGGCTTACTTCTATAAGGACCCCCAAAACCTGGTGCGAACCGATGAATATTTGACCAGGGGCAACAAGATTCAGGTTTCAAAACGGTACAGGAACTTTTATTATGCTGTTTTTCAAAGTATTGCAAATCCTGAATACAAACTTAAGGGTTGGATAAAAGAGCAAGACCTTCAGCCGTATGGCGATTAG
- the tssO gene encoding type VI secretion system TssO, translated as MSQIVINAKERQQAFWKFLLLFILAVGLVLLAFYFDTLVPTKDNRVMRQQLNNFKLQEAAQDRFVQTMDETKVLIDSLRRPGSQKAYLNSLIMEKIRTLNNLQYKDSSMYSRLNTNVIDVFQRYLEATNKITDIGDMPTEVEKLKADNAQLSRDLTECRTQMNNLLTTPR; from the coding sequence ATGTCGCAGATCGTTATCAACGCAAAAGAGCGCCAACAGGCATTCTGGAAGTTCTTATTGTTATTTATACTGGCGGTGGGGTTGGTATTACTGGCCTTTTACTTTGATACGCTGGTGCCTACAAAAGACAACCGGGTCATGCGTCAGCAGTTGAATAATTTTAAATTACAGGAGGCTGCCCAGGATCGCTTTGTACAAACCATGGACGAGACCAAAGTGCTGATCGATTCACTCCGCAGACCCGGGTCGCAAAAGGCGTATCTGAACTCGCTGATCATGGAAAAGATCCGGACGCTGAACAACCTGCAGTATAAAGACAGTAGTATGTACTCCCGGTTAAATACCAATGTGATCGATGTATTTCAACGTTACCTGGAGGCAACTAACAAGATCACGGATATTGGAGATATGCCCACAGAAGTAGAAAAGCTGAAAGCAGACAATGCCCAGCTTAGCAGGGATCTTACCGAATGCCGGACCCAGATGAATAATTTATTGACCACGCCTCGTTAA
- a CDS encoding YihY/virulence factor BrkB family protein: MALKRTWTILKQTLEETFTNRIFKLSAALAYYTIFSLPGLLIVIIWIGDSFFADALLNHSAHADVKNSLHKQIEGFIGTAYADQIWQTIDNAARFPNKTFAKVIGILTLVFGATGVFAEIQDSINMIWRLKARPKKGKGWLKLLLDRLMSFSVVVTLGFLLLVSLMINGLMELLTNQLTRIIPDSQRVIAYVSNLAITFLITSILFGMIFKVLPDAKIKWRAVRAGAFATTLLFMGGKFLISYYLGHNKMSSAYGAAGSVIIILLWVYYSAIILYVGAVFTRVYAIHNGMNIYPSQYAVWVEHVEVENKDSIQNLHQDPVVAKSAEEHRLENIYNGEDAHRKEE; the protein is encoded by the coding sequence ATGGCATTAAAACGGACATGGACGATCCTCAAACAAACCCTTGAAGAGACCTTTACCAACCGCATTTTTAAACTCAGCGCGGCCCTGGCCTATTATACTATTTTTTCGCTTCCGGGATTGCTGATCGTGATCATCTGGATCGGCGATAGCTTTTTTGCAGATGCCCTGTTAAACCACAGTGCCCATGCCGATGTTAAAAACAGTCTGCATAAGCAGATCGAAGGTTTTATCGGTACTGCTTACGCCGACCAGATCTGGCAAACCATTGACAACGCAGCACGTTTTCCCAATAAAACTTTTGCAAAGGTGATCGGTATCCTTACGCTCGTTTTTGGAGCCACGGGCGTTTTTGCTGAGATCCAGGACTCCATCAATATGATCTGGCGGTTGAAGGCCCGTCCTAAAAAAGGAAAAGGCTGGTTAAAGTTACTGCTGGATCGCTTAATGTCCTTTTCAGTTGTGGTTACGCTGGGCTTCCTGCTGCTGGTGTCTTTAATGATTAACGGACTGATGGAACTGCTCACCAACCAGCTTACACGAATCATTCCGGATTCGCAACGGGTGATCGCTTATGTCTCCAACCTGGCCATTACCTTTTTGATCACCTCCATTTTGTTCGGTATGATCTTTAAAGTGCTGCCAGACGCAAAAATAAAATGGCGCGCGGTAAGAGCCGGTGCCTTTGCTACCACCCTGCTTTTTATGGGAGGTAAATTCCTGATCAGCTATTACCTGGGACACAACAAAATGTCATCTGCTTATGGCGCTGCCGGTTCTGTAATTATTATTTTACTCTGGGTGTATTACTCGGCTATTATTCTTTATGTGGGGGCCGTTTTTACCCGGGTATATGCCATTCATAACGGCATGAATATTTATCCCAGTCAGTATGCAGTTTGGGTAGAGCATGTAGAAGTGGAGAACAAGGATTCCATTCAGAATCTGCACCAGGATCCGGTGGTGGCAAAATCGGCCGAAGAGCACCGGCTGGAAAATATTTATAACGGTGAAGATGCACACCGGAAAGAAGAATAG
- a CDS encoding ATP-dependent Clp protease ATP-binding subunit → MQFSKTLEKAIHIAKAIAKENMHGSYSSAHLLKALLHKDVELDPVLVQADMDVYYLADWADVRIEALPRSTALKDEIPAADDVAAVLDDADHIRLQTGAEEIEPVHVLASISTPGVAFSFDQLKTFPAQRQQLIALASVSDEGARLLNEVKNATQGAAAENTGAGKQALQKYAIDKTLMAAEGKLDPIIGREQEIRMMAEILSRRTKPNVLLIGEPGVGKTALVDGFAIAIREGQVPAFLKNARVFELNNGAMAAGASYKGETEERLKSVLNEIKQFEKGILFIDEIHVLLDKNGPFAGAANLLKPELAKGAITIIGATTIDEYRKHFERDEAFARRFETLTVEEPGPIAAFRMMKTVMPLYESHHKIAAPDETLHESIRLAKRYIKDRRLPDAAIDLADRSMAALRLVKDTGASLLESRKTEYEALKNNGETPTEITEYQWHYQQLKSGMSPVIWSAVPTSEDPMQMKTREEVIKYLDAVYETLKPLVEQDRTELDKNDVISIVADKTGIPLGKIQAQEKERLLNIEEILQQRVVGQDHAVKIISESILESRSGLGKPGQPIGCFFFLGPTGTGKTELAKSLADFLFQDETNIIRFDMSEFKEEHSAALLYGAPPGYVGYEEGGLLVNKIRQQPYSVVLFDEIEKAHQSVFDIFLQLMDEGKIHDKLGKEGDFSNSLVIFTSNIGSKHVVESFNNTQAPPDPVSLLNIMSNHFRPEFLGRLTEIVPFAPMKEQMVERILDIHLKSLYAALEKQQVGIEITSEAKKKLALMGFTPEYGARPLHGVIRSQIRRPLSKKIISGELQPGGKARLRLEQEELVWENVPE, encoded by the coding sequence ATGCAATTCTCAAAAACGCTCGAAAAAGCAATACATATAGCCAAAGCGATTGCCAAAGAAAACATGCATGGCAGCTACTCGTCCGCACATTTGCTGAAAGCCTTACTGCATAAGGACGTAGAGCTGGATCCGGTACTGGTACAGGCAGATATGGATGTGTATTACCTGGCAGACTGGGCCGATGTGCGCATTGAGGCGCTTCCCAGATCCACAGCACTTAAAGATGAGATTCCGGCAGCGGATGATGTTGCTGCTGTGCTGGACGACGCCGATCATATCCGCTTACAAACGGGCGCTGAAGAAATAGAGCCGGTTCATGTATTAGCTTCTATCAGCACTCCTGGGGTAGCTTTTTCCTTCGACCAGTTAAAAACATTCCCGGCGCAACGGCAGCAGCTGATTGCTCTGGCGTCTGTATCCGATGAAGGAGCCCGGCTGCTTAACGAGGTAAAAAATGCAACACAGGGCGCGGCCGCAGAGAATACGGGTGCCGGCAAACAAGCCCTGCAAAAATATGCGATCGACAAAACGCTGATGGCTGCAGAAGGGAAGCTGGATCCCATTATCGGCAGGGAACAGGAAATCCGGATGATGGCCGAAATCCTGAGCCGGCGTACCAAACCCAATGTATTGCTGATTGGCGAGCCGGGTGTGGGTAAAACCGCATTGGTGGATGGGTTTGCCATTGCCATCCGGGAAGGACAGGTACCTGCATTCCTGAAGAATGCCCGGGTGTTTGAGCTGAATAACGGAGCCATGGCCGCAGGCGCTTCCTACAAAGGAGAAACGGAGGAGCGGCTGAAGTCCGTGCTCAATGAAATCAAACAATTTGAAAAAGGCATCCTTTTTATTGATGAAATTCATGTATTGCTCGACAAGAACGGGCCTTTTGCCGGTGCTGCCAACCTGCTGAAACCCGAGCTCGCCAAGGGCGCCATTACGATCATCGGGGCCACCACTATTGATGAATACCGGAAGCATTTTGAACGGGATGAAGCTTTCGCGCGCCGGTTTGAAACCCTTACGGTTGAAGAACCCGGTCCGATAGCGGCTTTCCGGATGATGAAAACGGTAATGCCGCTTTACGAATCCCACCACAAGATCGCAGCACCGGATGAAACCCTGCATGAATCCATCCGACTGGCAAAACGGTATATCAAGGACCGGCGCCTTCCGGATGCGGCAATCGATCTTGCGGACCGCTCCATGGCGGCGCTGCGCCTGGTAAAAGATACGGGAGCCAGCCTGCTGGAAAGCCGTAAAACCGAATATGAAGCCCTGAAAAATAATGGCGAAACGCCAACGGAAATAACCGAGTATCAATGGCATTACCAGCAGTTAAAAAGCGGGATGAGCCCGGTGATCTGGAGCGCGGTGCCTACATCGGAAGATCCGATGCAAATGAAAACCCGGGAAGAAGTAATAAAATACCTGGATGCCGTTTATGAAACCTTGAAACCCCTGGTAGAGCAAGACCGTACAGAGCTGGATAAAAATGATGTAATTTCCATTGTTGCGGATAAAACCGGTATCCCGCTGGGTAAGATACAGGCTCAGGAAAAGGAACGGCTGCTAAATATCGAGGAGATCCTGCAGCAGCGGGTGGTAGGACAGGATCATGCAGTTAAGATCATCAGCGAATCTATTTTAGAATCCCGCTCAGGTCTGGGCAAACCCGGGCAACCCATCGGATGTTTTTTCTTTTTAGGGCCGACCGGTACCGGAAAAACGGAACTGGCAAAATCGCTGGCCGACTTCCTGTTCCAGGACGAAACCAACATCATCCGCTTCGATATGTCGGAGTTTAAAGAGGAACATTCCGCGGCCTTGTTATACGGTGCCCCTCCGGGATACGTAGGTTATGAAGAGGGCGGCCTGCTGGTAAACAAAATCCGGCAGCAACCCTATTCGGTGGTATTATTTGACGAGATCGAAAAAGCCCACCAATCGGTGTTCGATATCTTCCTGCAACTGATGGATGAAGGAAAGATTCATGACAAACTGGGTAAGGAGGGCGACTTCTCCAATTCCCTGGTGATCTTTACCTCCAATATTGGCAGTAAGCACGTGGTGGAGTCATTTAACAATACCCAGGCCCCGCCGGATCCGGTAAGTTTGCTCAATATTATGAGCAATCATTTCCGCCCGGAATTCCTGGGCCGTCTTACCGAAATTGTACCCTTTGCTCCGATGAAAGAACAGATGGTAGAACGGATCCTGGACATTCATCTGAAATCATTATACGCCGCACTCGAAAAGCAACAGGTGGGCATTGAAATTACTTCCGAGGCCAAAAAGAAGCTGGCGCTTATGGGTTTTACGCCCGAATATGGAGCCCGCCCGCTGCATGGTGTTATCCGGTCGCAGATCCGGAGACCGCTGTCGAAGAAAATCATTTCAGGGGAGCTGCAACCAGGGGGGAAAGCCCGGTTAAGGCTGGAGCAGGAAGAGCTGGTTTGGGAAAATGTGCCGGAATGA
- a CDS encoding TssN family type VI secretion system protein has translation MENWFSPSLKSALPYLGISFISMSVIMGLIVSKIRGSFKPFTKPTVYYILLYAAGFAVIGLLSWFRFLESNTQQFLFFQFFFLWLGILHVYTLNTRLKWVNEKTRWAEVFLTLAILFIGGLCFMMTYRLFRKDYMDLTMATAAVIFFIPLIVYYTYKQAVAIPFKILKQWHYPAHIEIAEVDEKKLRNLLVISFEFHKKGTDKHFTNFRAKAPVDMEFGELFYYFINDYNERHPSASIAYINDKGAPSGWIFFKKPKWYTLFTKYIDPERTIFINKIKENDIIICSRVS, from the coding sequence ATGGAAAACTGGTTTTCACCATCATTAAAATCGGCGCTGCCCTACTTGGGGATCAGCTTTATCAGCATGTCGGTGATCATGGGGCTGATTGTTTCAAAAATCAGGGGCAGCTTTAAGCCGTTTACAAAACCTACCGTGTACTATATTTTACTGTATGCTGCAGGGTTTGCGGTCATCGGTTTGTTATCCTGGTTCCGGTTCCTGGAAAGCAATACCCAGCAATTCCTTTTTTTCCAGTTCTTTTTTTTATGGCTGGGCATCCTGCATGTGTATACCCTCAATACCCGGTTGAAATGGGTAAATGAAAAAACCCGGTGGGCCGAAGTCTTCCTCACACTGGCCATTCTGTTTATTGGGGGGCTTTGTTTTATGATGACGTACCGGCTGTTCCGCAAAGATTATATGGACCTGACCATGGCCACTGCTGCCGTGATCTTTTTTATCCCGCTGATCGTTTACTATACCTATAAACAGGCCGTTGCCATTCCTTTTAAGATCCTTAAACAATGGCATTATCCCGCCCATATAGAAATAGCGGAGGTGGATGAAAAAAAGCTCCGGAACCTGTTGGTGATCAGTTTCGAATTTCACAAAAAGGGTACTGATAAACATTTTACCAATTTCAGAGCCAAAGCACCTGTTGATATGGAGTTTGGCGAGCTTTTTTATTATTTTATCAACGACTATAATGAACGGCACCCAAGTGCCAGTATCGCTTATATCAATGATAAAGGGGCACCCTCCGGCTGGATCTTTTTCAAAAAGCCTAAATGGTACACCTTATTTACAAAGTATATTGATCCGGAGCGAACCATTTTTATCAATAAAATAAAAGAGAACGATATTATTATTTGTTCCAGGGTTTCCTGA
- a CDS encoding XRE family transcriptional regulator — MSVANKNLKYLRKLRGLTQDEFASKLHIKRSLLGAYEEGRAEPRLEVLETVCDLFKLTLDEILRKDLSENTDNYLAKRRALKLSDTAAKIPFVPVKAAAGYLNGYADHEFIDELNTFTLPMVTGGNYRAFEISGDSMLPTPSGSIIVGEKVEAMDHVKNNTACIVVSKNDGIVYKRIQKNGKTKNKIMLLSDNPTFQPYSISSEDVVEMWEAQFIISKTNTMQSWNVGQLVNIVADLQQEVAGMKKKIN; from the coding sequence ATGTCAGTTGCCAACAAAAATCTGAAATACCTGAGAAAGCTCAGAGGGTTAACACAGGATGAGTTTGCCAGCAAATTACATATCAAACGTTCCCTGCTGGGAGCTTATGAGGAAGGGCGGGCCGAGCCGAGACTGGAAGTACTGGAAACCGTTTGTGACCTGTTTAAGCTAACACTTGACGAAATTTTGAGAAAGGATCTGAGTGAAAATACTGATAATTACCTGGCCAAAAGACGCGCGCTGAAACTCTCCGACACTGCGGCCAAGATCCCTTTTGTTCCTGTAAAGGCGGCTGCGGGTTACCTGAATGGCTATGCCGATCATGAATTTATTGATGAACTGAACACGTTTACGCTTCCCATGGTTACCGGTGGCAATTACCGGGCTTTTGAAATTTCAGGAGATTCGATGCTGCCAACGCCCAGCGGGTCGATCATCGTGGGTGAAAAGGTAGAAGCCATGGATCATGTAAAAAACAATACTGCCTGTATTGTGGTATCCAAGAACGACGGCATCGTTTATAAACGCATTCAAAAGAACGGTAAAACCAAAAATAAAATAATGCTGCTGAGTGATAACCCCACGTTTCAGCCTTATTCGATCAGTTCGGAGGATGTCGTGGAGATGTGGGAAGCCCAGTTTATCATTTCGAAAACGAATACGATGCAGAGCTGGAACGTGGGTCAGCTGGTAAACATTGTGGCCGATCTTCAGCAGGAGGTGGCGGGCATGAAAAAGAAGATCAATTGA
- a CDS encoding nucleotide pyrophosphohydrolase — protein MTINEAQRIVDHWIKTVGVRYFSELTNMAILTEEMGELSRHMARIYGDQSYRKPEDEENARELMADEMADVLWVLICLANQTGTDLTKALEKNFEKKNIRDADRHLNNKKL, from the coding sequence ATGACAATAAATGAAGCCCAGCGCATTGTAGACCACTGGATCAAAACAGTAGGCGTTCGTTATTTTAGTGAGCTCACCAATATGGCCATTCTTACTGAGGAAATGGGCGAACTTTCCCGGCACATGGCCCGCATTTACGGCGACCAATCCTACCGGAAGCCGGAAGATGAAGAAAATGCCCGCGAGTTGATGGCCGATGAAATGGCCGATGTATTGTGGGTACTGATCTGCCTGGCCAACCAGACGGGAACTGACCTGACAAAGGCCCTGGAAAAAAATTTTGAAAAAAAGAATATCAGAGATGCCGACAGACATTTGAACAACAAAAAATTGTAA
- a CDS encoding C40 family peptidase, with amino-acid sequence MLPGKIFSALIITLSLPACTLFKKPATPDYSTSLYINNTTHKDSASAAVSVSMPNKRTLSRSDSLLKTKYAQYLQVPADSINNLKLYRFIDEWLNTPYQWGGTSKRGIDCSALMQRLLAEVYDIYIPRTSYQQYFTDNVERFARWESLAEGDLIFFKTIPGNPITHVGLYLGNGRFVNSASRGVTIESLRKPYWAARYVASGRLIVNKSKRVAKN; translated from the coding sequence ATGTTACCAGGAAAAATATTCAGCGCCTTGATCATCACTTTAAGCCTTCCGGCCTGCACGCTTTTTAAAAAACCGGCCACCCCGGATTACAGCACTTCCCTGTATATCAACAACACTACTCATAAAGACAGCGCAAGCGCCGCGGTTTCCGTCAGCATGCCCAATAAACGAACCCTGTCCCGGTCCGACTCGCTGCTAAAAACCAAGTATGCGCAGTATTTACAGGTGCCCGCCGACAGTATCAACAACCTCAAGCTTTACCGGTTTATTGATGAATGGCTCAATACTCCTTATCAGTGGGGCGGTACCAGCAAAAGAGGTATCGACTGCTCGGCACTGATGCAACGCCTGTTGGCTGAAGTATACGATATCTATATTCCCCGCACTTCCTATCAGCAATACTTTACGGATAATGTAGAGCGTTTTGCGCGTTGGGAGTCGCTGGCAGAAGGAGATCTCATCTTTTTTAAGACCATTCCCGGCAACCCGATCACCCATGTTGGATTGTACCTGGGCAATGGCCGCTTTGTAAACTCTGCATCCCGTGGTGTTACCATTGAAAGCCTTCGCAAACCCTACTGGGCCGCACGCTATGTGGCTTCCGGCCGGCTGATCGTAAATAAGTCAAAGCGGGTAGCAAAAAATTAA